In Borreliella spielmanii, the genomic window CTAGTTTAACAACTTTAAGGGAGTTATGCTCGTTAGAGCAGGATATGCTGACATTATAATTTTTTTACATCAAGATAGTTAGGAGTGTAACAGGAATAATAATACTTTAAGTGATTATACTAAAGTGAAAGTATAGGGAGTTTTGTTAAAAGATGGGAGTGGACTTGCTAGTATTCCAACTATGGACTTTCTACTTAAGTTTATGAAATTTATAGATAAAGAACAATGGAATATATGTGTGTTGATAAAAGCTTATAAGTATAGAATATATCCTAATACTAATCAAAATAAATGCTTTTTAAAAGTATTTTTGGGGTGTATTATTTTTGTATAACAAAAAATATATAGTTATATTAAGAGCGTAAATTATGAAAAATATTAGTTTAGAA contains:
- a CDS encoding helix-turn-helix domain-containing protein, giving the protein MLKDGSGLASIPTMDFLLKFMKFIDKEQWNICVLIKAYKYRIYPNTNQNKCFLKVFLGCIIFV